Genomic DNA from Streptomyces sp. GS7:
CGACGTCGAGCGCCGCCGCTTCCTGGCGCTGGCGGCTCTCACCACCGCCGGTGTCGCCATGCCACTCGCCTACGAGGGGGCACGCCTGGCTCCACTGCTGCCACAGCACCCGCAGCGGGTGCATCCAGCCTGCGCGCGACCCTCACCAGGAGAGGGCGTTGAACAAGCGGCATCCATTGCTGCGGGCCCCGAGACACCTCGGTTGCAACCGCCACCCACCCCGCCGACGACGACTGCCTGACGCTTGCGCATCACTGACGGTCGCTCGCAGCGGGTAGCGCTTCGGCCGAATCACTGCGTAGGCTCACCGCGGTGCAGCGGCCACGCCTGGAGGCGGCTCGGTGTACCGCCACGCATGCCGGCCGCGGCCGCGGGTACGCCTTCCCGTACGGGGCGCCGTGGAAGCGCCTGAAGGGCGAAGGGTGTCGGAATTGATTCGGAAGCTGCAGGCGGTCGCGCTGGACTGCGCCGATCCGGTACGGCTCGCGGAGTTCTACGCAGATCTGCTCGGCGGCCGGGTGGTCGCAGACCCGGAGGATCCCGACTGGGTCGAGGTGCACGGGTTCGAGGGGACGGCGTTGGCCTGCCAACGGGTGGAAGGCTACCAACCGCCCGAATGGCCCGGCCAGCAGCGCCCACAGCAGCTCCACCTGGACTTCGACGTGGACGACCTCGACAAGGAGGAGAAGCGGGCGCTCAGTCTCGGAGCGGCCGTGTTGGAGCGGACGGACCAGCTCCGCCCG
This window encodes:
- a CDS encoding VOC family protein, which gives rise to MIRKLQAVALDCADPVRLAEFYADLLGGRVVADPEDPDWVEVHGFEGTALACQRVEGYQPPEWPGQQRPQQLHLDFDVDDLDKEEKRALSLGAAVLERTDQLRPGANWRVYADPAGHPFCLCFH